The Sparus aurata chromosome 15, fSpaAur1.1, whole genome shotgun sequence genomic interval CTTTTTAAAtacaaacttaaaaaacaaagtggctCAGGGTTTGACAGAGAGATCATTTCCGAAACAGAAGTTCTGACATTGTGTGAGGAGTGTTTCAGAGTTGATTTGTACAACAGCCCCACCTAGTGGATCCAAAGGGCAACATACAGTCAGAGCTTCTTAACACATCAGTTCACCTCTGCACACAGCCTTTCTGGTTAAATGAAGCATGAAGCCCACAGTGTTAAAAGATTAAAGGCATTTATTGTCGAtaatcactgttttcataacacAAAGCTTCAGCATTGACAACCATCATCCGATCAGCAGCACCTAACAAATACTGGCTCTGGCTCGGTAACACAGCATCGCTGCTGCAGAAAAATCAAACGggctgtgtctgaaatcactcactactcccTATATAGTGCATGACATAGTGACTACaccattttgtagtgctgtctGAATATCTAGTGGGAAatattataccctatatagtgcactcaaagtatcccacaatgaAAAGTAGTGTGCAACCGATGGTCACTaaccaagcaatatttaccatcatgcattgtgCTGCGGACGAACGCATGGAGGTAGTGTCCGTAAGTGTGTTTCTCCTTCTGCAGATGAGCTCCCTGTGTAGTCCACTATGTCGGAGTCCCTATGTAGTGACTGGGGAGTGGGGAATAAATtagtgatttcggacacagccccGGATTCTGTGACAACACCGAGGTGCAAATCCTCATCATCtatgaaataatacaaatgtaaTTACACAACTAAATGATGAATAAGAAATATGATCACATGATTTTCCATTTATTACTCCAACTTCTCAAACAACGCATATTTCTGACAAAAggtcatttaaaaatcaaacttaCACAAAAATATtgctgtttaatttgttttaaaaatactggccgtgttaaaaaaagaaaagctcaaGTCTAATCAATTTCCGAATCATTGCTTTTGAAgttaatacaaaaaataataattttgctGTGAAAGTTTAAAATCTGAAATATAACTATGTCATCTACCAAATGTCCTCAATCATccaaaatgaacacatttaaagCTTGAATTAGTTTAATGACTTGGGGGACTGCTGCAGATGGATGTCTGAGCTTCCACTTGTTGTTTAAGATGTAAAGGAGTTGTGCATACATTTTGTAGCCCACgtggattttatttatttttaataaacataattaaatatttttacatttactcaagtattgtgTTTAGGTACATTTGTGAGGTATTTCACTACACTTTGCGGctccattcatttatttcactggCAGTCAGAGTATGACTTTTACGTACTTTTATTACAACACTgtattttaatgaatttaaacTCTGGTGAGAAAGACAGTTCCATAAAAGACATTATCTAGCTGGGGGCTAAAAACATGTCTGAtgttgataaaacatttttttcatttatttttttttccatccacttttgtgtcatattgttgtttgaTGATGAGTTCATCACAACACATCTCCAGGTTGGAGGTCAGTGAGCTCCTGCTGCAGATGCTGCTAGATTTCCAGATGTGGTCTCTACAGTCCTGTCAGGGTCTATTTCAGGGGGAGCAGGGGAAAAAGCTGCCTGCATGCTGGTGGTAATTTCATGAAGGGTTGTAATGGGGATAATCAGTGGAGCCTtcctctgtgtttcttcaaATCACAGATTGTGTGCTCACACCTCTCTCTTTGCATCGTATACTATCATTTGTGTTAGTATTAAGTACTTTTATTATTCTTGTAGAGTATGGTTTTGTCCCATTTGTGCaaaatgtcagacaaaaaaaaaaaaaaaataagaacattttattgtttgtactTTCTGTCAGTGTTGAACATCAATGCTCTGGGTGAAATTTTCCCCTTCGTACAGGCCGTAGTGCAGGGTATCCTTCTGGGCTGCAGCCCATGCCATCTGCCGGCTGGAGAAGCGAGCTGCCCAGTGTCCCTGAGGGTCCACTGTGATCACCCCACCCAGCCCAGCCGCTCTGAACTTCATGCAGGCCAGGCCTAAATCACTGGCTGCCTCTACTGACTGACCTGCGAACAGAAAGGACAAGACATGTAGTCcaaaaaacactgaagtaaaGGCTCCGATCGTGGCTGATGACTGGCGGCTACCCTGCTCCGTCCACTCAGAGAGAATGTCAAGCAAAGTCAGTGGTTACCGCACAGCGATGTGAAAACCCCTCAAGACAGAGCAATAGCGCCCTGTTACCATGGCAAGCACCAGTTCCGGTTAAAAGAGAGGATGCAGCCATTTGCGCAAGTTATCATTACTTGCATTTGATGTACAGTGATCCATGAATTAATTCGGGTTCATATTATTTAATACTATAATTCTAATAATAACTGTCTCTGGGGGAGAGGTGATATCGGCTGAGTGTGCCTTGGTTACACTACATGACATTCAAAGTCGTGAGATCGTTGTACTGTTCACTCGCTCACCAGCCAGCCTCTAATCTTTTGTGAGTGATCTCCAAAATCTGTTGGCAAGTGGAAAATCAGGGTTTAATTCCTGCAGTGTGAACTTAGCTTTATCCTGCTATCTGATTATCCTGCTCCTAACTCTCATTATTATAACTGCCTTTAGAAATCTAATTTAACTAAACTACCCCACTGTGCATGCATTTTGTGTAACAATTGTGTGTGagcgcgcgcatgtgtgtgcatgtgtgtgttaccttgCTCCATTTGGTACAGGATGTGTTTGGCTAGAACAACCTTCATGATGGCTTCTCCGTGGCCTGTAGTTGAGACTGCTCCCACCATGTTGTCAGCGTAACCTCcacaccctgacacacacacacacacacacacacacacacacacacacacacacacagaatttcAAAGgcactgacaaaatgaaaaaggcTTTGAAAATACTACAGATTGAAACACACTGTGGTAAATGGGGAGAATAGAAATTCAGTAAAGATGCATTTTCAATAGTTTCATAAcaaagctgtgagtgcaaaggATTAAAAAGCAGCAGTTGGTTTTAGGATGCAGTTACACATCCATTTCACTAGAGGGGACAGCAATGCTTTAACTCTTTTCCATTATTTTTGAAATAATCTGTAGCAATTTAAGCAAACTTTGACACCTAATTAATCACTTATCAAAGCTATGATTCAGTCGTGTCAGAATATTCTAATTTTCCATTCTGACAGCATTACTACGGAAGAGGAGCAGCAGTTAAAGCACTCTGGACTTTAACAGCATACAAGCTATGATTAACAGACAGTGACCATAGCAGGTTCCCAGTCATATAGACATTTTGGTTCAAATcatctgtgagtttgtgtgttcgTTTTTTATCTTAAACAGATAGCCTCTGTTGTTAAAGCCAGACGTCTGTTTCAGAGAGTGAGGCTGTGACTTGGCCACTGACTCATGACAGTCTAATCACTCATTTACTGATAGTGACAGATTAGACAGGGCTGAAGCGGCCAAAACTCGCTTGCTGTTGTTTACTAAAGCTCAGTAGTATAACTGTATTGATGATTCAGCTCCCGCCACACCAATCTATACTTATCTTCTCAAATAACATATTACTCATGCAACATTAGGGTTATTGGTATAAGTCAGTCAGCGTTGTGGCTCTGACATAATGAATATCTGTTGGTATTACACTGGTTGTCTGCTGGAAGACCTTTTGACCAGATTCCAAAAGCATTTGACAAGATGCAACCTTTTTTCTGCATTGTAAAACGTAGAGCTCAGATGCTGTGTTTCCATGTGTTTTTAAGAGTCATTTTGAAATATCACATTCTAAACAGGATCATTCGGAAGCTTCCTCAAGTTCCCCCCCACAATTAATAAAAATCTGAATGACCCTTACGCCAGTAAGTTGACATTATAAACATTTGGATCACATGACTGATAAGCTGTTTCTttgagagaggaagatgaagctGTGTCTCATTCCCACATTCCCTCATAGATGGCGAAGGTAAccagttttgtttcattttctatttgagGTCTACTGTAAGTTGGCAGCTGGTTTTGTTAATGGTTCTCGCCCTCTTCTAACCCTGTATAACGGCTCCTGGCATAGCCTAGTTTATTAGTTTCAAACcgcttcaaaaaaaaaagaaaaaaatgtctactctgcatttttattttgctaGAATTGAAATGTTTGGAAACACAACTACAGTCATCTGGTAGATGATAGTGAAGAGCAGATAAGAGTTagaatgttctgctgggaaaccttgggtcctggcattcatgcGGATGCCACCTGATACCCTCCACCCACTCAAACACTGttgcagaccgagtacaccccctcatggaaACGGCATTCCCCGATGGCAGTGGCCCCCTTCaaattctccagatcccaatccaacAGAGCATCTGTGGAACACACCAGAAACAAAGGATTCACTGCAAATGCCCTGGAGCCAGACACCATGGAACACCTTTGATGGCCCAGAGCCAAGTCCAATTCATGAAGTGGCCTCTGTGGATCCGACTTGTTCCAGCACGAATAATGGATGCTCGCTCAGATTAAAATCTGGGGAACCTGAAGTCTAGTTCAGTGCCTTAAACTCGTTGTCATGTTCCTCGGCCCTGCTGTGGAAGGCCACTGCCATGAGGTGGTGTAGTGTTTGGAAGGGTGGTAagtgtcaagtggcatccacatgtATGCCAGAACAAAAGGTTTCCCAGCATTGTAACAAATGTAATATTATTCACCGTAGCTGTTAgtctttttattgtgtgtgtgatgactaACCTATGCAGGGCGTGTCGCCCACTCGTCCCTCCATCTTGTTCAGGATCCCACCAGTGGAAGTCGCACAGGCTACGTTGCCTTGGCTATCAACTGCCACTGCTCCAACTGTGCCCATCTTCCCcctacacaacaaaacacacagggaCAGCAGAATCATGTTTGGATGACTTCATTTTATTCTAAAGGCATAACCAGTAACCTGGTTACCCAGGTATACCAAGCTGAAGCCAGATTAAGGAACACTCCAACAAAGAAAGCTTCATCTTGAGTATCAGCTCCTCACTGCTGGTAGTCTAAGAAAGGCATGCGTCTTGCTCTTTAGTGGAAAGTGCAGCTGTAACAATGATGACCCAGAgtcaaagcaaagaaaaaacttGACCAAACATCCGTAGAAGCTTCTCAAATTACTGTGGCTGCATAATTCATTTCTAACAACTCCAATAAATCTTTACTTCATCAGGAGAAACTGAGATATGAGGAGTTAACACCGCGACAAGGACGTAGTGTATTTAATTATGTTGTGTAGAAATTGTCTGGCCTcttcattcagtttattatgCTTTCCTCCATCCTCGCTCCTCCCTCTTCAAACgcagaaaccaaaaaaaaacccgccATCACTGTGATTTTCAAGCGGCCTAAATGTGAAGACGAAGAGGCTTCAAGAAGAGTTTTGTGGAAGAAATACCCCAGGTGTATCCTATTTTATTTCCGGACAGCAACACCGATTCAACACCCCTTGGCCAACTGATCTGGTGAGACAGTGAAAGGATTGATTGCTGCTCCTCATAAGTAATTGCAGTCTGGAGAGACTGAAGAAGCTGCTTACAGAGCGAAGTACAACAACAGCTCATTTCTAATGGACCACAGCTCTTTCGGAACAAAGCTTTAAATAATGTTGCGTCTCACATTTGGCACTCCACAGGGTTGGCATCAGGTGCCAGGTTCTTCCTCCACCGCATGCGGGAGTACTCAGTGATGAGGGACTCTTGGGGCACCTCAGGGACACCCATGGACCGGGCAAACTGTTTGGCACCTTCTGCTGTCAGACACAGGTGACTTGTCTGAAAAAGCGATCAAAGTTCacatcaataaaaacacacctaTAAACTATGACAAAGCCTTGTTGTACTTGGAGAGCAATGACTGTGTTTTAAGGTCACTTTTCAAACTTCGATTGCAAAACAAAGGTTCTTCTTTGTTGCTTTATGATTGCACTGCAGACCGCAAAGAATCTGTTAGCATTAGCAAAGTTTAGACAAAGAtctgaattaaataaaaataatgttctTAAATCTTGCAGAACATGAACAGACCAATATATGCCACTGCATCTGAATGTTAAGTATCATAGTTGCGTCATGCTTTCAGTAGTAGTAGTTGCAGAATCATCATAAAGCTTTTACACTATCGATTGTTCTGTTGAACACTGGAGTGTATACATATAGAACCTGTGGTTGCACATAAAGTGTGTTTatccttttttgtgtgtgcgtacatTGTTATGCGTTGACCATTCTATATTTACATGCACATACCTTGTCCATAACCAGTCTTGCTAGCTGGATAGGGTTGGCTATATTGCGTACAGCAGACACGGCACCACTACCCAGTGTTTTCCCCTCCATCACAAAGGCATCCATCTCCACATCTCCTTTCACGTTCAGTACTGACCCGCAACCTGAAATATGATTTGAGAATTAATAAACTAGAGTCTTGACTCTGGGGACAAACTCCTAACTTTTTCATTTAGTTGCTCCAGGACATATTCAGGTGCATTTTTCAGAGTGGCCTGGCCAAGAGGcaaacatactgtacactgGCAGTTACACTACAAATAAGTGAACACAATATCCgacaaaaagaaatacaagaTCAGGGTAAACAGAAAATCCTCATGCGCTCTTCCTTGTGAGTGGCGCCTCTCCACTGTTTGGGAACAGCTATGGGTTGGACCAAAGTGTTGGacacaatgacagaaaacagaaaaactaacCAACAGCAACTCCATTCAATATTTGGGCAAAAGTAAACGGGCTAGAAATAATTGTACTGCAGATGGAGGGTATTATTAATAAAGCAAAAAACTCTAAACTCtcaaggacaaaaaaacattacgGCATAACCAGCTTAGTCAAAGACAAATGAAAGAGGGAAAACAGATAATCCATGAAAACATTCACAAATATGGTGAGAAGTGTTTGAGGATAAGTTACAGACATACAGAACATATAAGATGTTagataaaacagaaatacatggacaaaaaaaacGTGACATATATGCAGCTTTGGATATGTGTATGACTACACTGGCACCTTATCAACAGTCCAAGTGGAAGAACGATGCAGCACATGTAAGAACAGGGATTTTACGTTGCAcatacagcagtgtgtgttttcacgcAACCTGCATTGAAGGCGGGGTTGTTCTCCAGATAGGTCACAGCCTCGACCACAGCGTCCATGCTGCTGCCTCCCCCGCGGAGGACAGCATACCCTGCTCGGACTGCCGAGGTCACCCCCGAGGTGGACAGTTCTGACCGCTCCTTCGGGATATGACCCGCCCCTCCATGGACCACCACCACTGGCAACATGTCAATCAGCTGAGAGGGAAATGTGGAGAGACGAGATGTAGACACTGGCTTTAAAGTGGCTATAAGTGACATAAAGGATGCGGGTTTAATTTCCTGCATTCCTGGCTCTGTTTGCTCCAACGTCATGATTCCTCATAAACACTTTCAAATAAGGTCTCATTAAACTTTAGGTGCAGAACAAGTTCAGTTTCATGAAAAATGGCAGGTCAccagaaaaaaactgtaaataaatgtCAAAGCTCTGAGTATCTTTAACTGAAACATCTCAGGTCACCTTGCAGCAGTCTGCGAATTGTTTTAGTTTATGATCAGTGTGAACATTTTTACGTTCTCAACCGCCTCTGACCGAACCTTTCATACTCATCTCCATCCATGTGAATCTTTTCCTTAAATCTTTCTTAtctcttataaaaaaaaaaatgtgtgtaggATTTCAATTagcattttgacattttactctCTCGTATCTCTAGTAGTATTTCCCTTTCAGTGTTTTGACACATCGTCTAAGGTAGTGTGAATGTGCTCTGTATATACACTTTCCATCCATTAGCTGTGGGCAcgttcattgtttttatttttgctgatCAACTGAAACATCAGAGAAAATCAGAAGTAATAAATCTTCTTTTGTTGTGTCTCGCTTCCTCTAATATTACTAAGTGCAACTTGATTTAAATATCCAAATAACAAGGGACCATCCTGAGAATCAAACCAGCTGCGACGCTGTTGATGTTCCGACCCGGGACTTCTCAAGCAAACATCCGTACTCATATATTGCTGTACAGTACATGTATAATACCCAGACAACGTTATAAAATATCATACATTACTAACTGGTGAAATAGTTGTCTCATACCTccgatttgttttttatttccacaGTCTGTCATCACAGTCCTCTGGGCTGCTGGGGGTGAGACTGACTGACTCTAAAGCAGCTTCATCAAAGTGAAAAGTTTGAGGGTGGAGTCACGTGTTCTGTCAGAACAGCCTGACACCTGCAAGTGCGACGTGCCCGGAAAAACAAGTTCATCTCTGGTTATTTATTGACGCTGTTTGAATGAAAATTTAACTTCCAGTCATATTAACTAAGGTTATATTAAACCAGTGGGTTGAGCAGTCACAGGACATGTTCGATAATAATGATATTACTAATAAAAAACGCTAATATCTCTGCCTGCTGTTAGTTATCAAACTCGCTGTCTCTCTCGGTgagcttgtgttgtgtttgagcCGAGGCGCATTAGAAAAAGCCGAACCGTAAGGGGGGCAGGCAGGTTCCGGCTAACATGTCTGTGGGCCGGCTTGCTAAACCGCGGACGGCCAAGAAAGGAAACGAGCCAGGGCTTACATGAGAAATTCAACAATGTGCTCAATTATTCGTTATATGAAAATTCCTACTGCACCTACTGTACATACCCTGAGAGTTGTCCCGTGTGCATGCAGCTTTATTTTGGCTGTCGTCCGGAGATATTGAGCGCGTTTATTGACTGTAAGCGTCGTAAAGTTCAGGAGAACGAAACAGCACTTCCGGGATATGACAGTAACCGTTTggaacactttcaaaataaaatcctgtTTCTCTACATAACATGCAGCAGACTACATTCAACTTTTGTTATGATAtgataaatgcaaaaaaaatatagCGAGCCCACCTATCTATTCTTCAAATAAATCTTCAGAGATAAACATACAGTAATTGCATGCTTAACTTGTTCCATTTTCAtgacactgtttttttgtttttttgtttgtttttgtcttgtttgtttttaaatatacagGGTAAATCTTACCAATGCCAATCAAATACAAAGAAAGCAAAGCACATCGGACTGAAAGTTAAACGTTAAATGCAAGCAAccagtggtaaaaaaaaagaaaagaaaagaaaaagaaaaaaagtaagtTGTTGAGTAAGTGGTTTTTGTAGTTCCATTACACTTCATACAAAACTGAACAACTTTTtcaataatacataaatatgtaAAGAATTTGGTGTTCTTAAGTTTGTGTGAGCAGGAGGGGCCTTAACACACAGCCAAGGCGGGCTGTGGtataggggtgggcgatactgcaaattttggtatcgatccgataccaagtaagtacagggccagtattgccgatgccgataccgatactgatactttttacttgaatttTCCTGATCAaggaatgattttgtacttttgcctttaattagttgaccatgattatgataacgataaaacacaggacaaagattttagccaaataagaaaattatatttaacataattaactctataacctatctgcatgtagcctaaatagga includes:
- the asrgl1 gene encoding isoaspartyl peptidase/L-asparaginase, with product MLPVVVVHGGAGHIPKERSELSTSGVTSAVRAGYAVLRGGGSSMDAVVEAVTYLENNPAFNAGCGSVLNVKGDVEMDAFVMEGKTLGSGAVSAVRNIANPIQLARLVMDKTSHLCLTAEGAKQFARSMGVPEVPQESLITEYSRMRWRKNLAPDANPVECQMGKMGTVGAVAVDSQGNVACATSTGGILNKMEGRVGDTPCIGCGGYADNMVGAVSTTGHGEAIMKVVLAKHILYQMEQGQSVEAASDLGLACMKFRAAGLGGVITVDPQGHWAARFSSRQMAWAAAQKDTLHYGLYEGENFTQSIDVQH